In a genomic window of Seriola aureovittata isolate HTS-2021-v1 ecotype China chromosome 11, ASM2101889v1, whole genome shotgun sequence:
- the LOC130178058 gene encoding lactase/phlorizin hydrolase-like, translated as MKNLWWVVCLYGLCVCECWSSGVNGQEDFMLLAGPLTKQLSSDSGVNEAFDCSHPIPPGSRQYFQYLQSRGVTHFKVPLSWAQLLPAGLPSQPQQAVVTCYQTLLRQLLKVGLQPLVVLHDSTVPVALRSKYGGWESQGLVDMFQQYAEFAFQEFGALAHSWVTLSDLDNVWHDLDSADVSKPLQNVLQLNRNIYQLYHQWSPDTGRHLSIGLRARDVAIISQIKASTTMDFLSVQIEYNCASTSSFTKELRSLQMSSGNLPILIYKMTVHDCSYSQFQLLGDFLQVLNNKDLNIVGCDMKDMLGKLDMEEQARNNYQSVWDKFEAQTTTERDAFLIESFPADFQWATSSESFKVEGGWSEGGKGETIWDHFGHEGLASANQTADLACDSFHKVDYDVYLLRGLHVNNYQFSISWARIFPSGHRGSQSEKGALYYDKLINALIESGIQPVVTLYHWDLPQALQDNGGWTNTSIVEAFKDYADFCFVRFGDRVKTWNTFSSPWVVSHAGYGTGEHPPGVKDYVVASYQVTHNLLKAHAEAWHVYNDKYRMKQGGKVGIALNSDWAEPMDPSRPEDIAAADRYLQFMLGWFAHPIFVDGDYPATLKTQIEEKRRECPHSEPARLPVFTSEERKRIHGTADFLGLNHYTSRLVNKSDGGCTPGIQGVGDLQAHVDPSWSSTASDWIYSAPWGLRRLLNYISTEYLNVTKVPIHITGNGMPTEHSGDTFNDTSRIEYMRSYINEALKAIHLDGVNVHQFTVQSLMDGFEGPQGYSKRFGLHHVNFDLPDRPRTPKQSAYFYSQVIEKNGFASKSLMVHAPELKNMRSNKVSSMPPSTVPSQAMDVWRKFSKQSKFQRKLYHYGTFPKGFSWGVSSSAYQIEGGWNADGKGTSIWDTFTHKPGSIPGNPSGDVACDSYHRLDEDLYMLRALRVKSYRFSLSWSRIFPDGQRTSLNQRGVDYYNRLIDGLVAYNITPTVTLYHWDLPQALQTLGGWDNVDMINIFNDFCDFCFATFGDRVKFWITFNQPHTIAWSGYGLGQIPPNVKKPGLAPYRVAHNLIKAHAKAYHTYDNKYRKSQGGLVSIALNAVWIEPKDVNVPREVAAADRALQFQLGWFAHPIFKNGDYPDAMKWQVGNKSELQGLSESRLPFFTEEEKSFIRGTADMFCVNHYTTKIARHATLRLTPQSYEYDRDLSEEEEGDSPTTAISKQRAVAWGLRRLLNWIKEEYGDPEIYITENGVATESKTTWDDSARVFYYKTYVDEALKAYDLDGVKVKGYIATSLMDSFEWLNGYKVGFGLHHVDFTNPHRPRTPKYSAHFYYQVVKDNGFPSPDDEKMLYGHFRKDFIWSTATASYQIEGGWRADGKGLSIWDKFSHTPLRVFNDDSGDIACDSYNKVEEDVAILRQLKVTHYRFSISWPRVLPDGTTKHINEAGLNYYHRLVDALLAANIKPHITLYHWDLPQALQDIGGWENETIIAKFKDFADLIFSRLGHKVKFWITINEPYNIANVGHGYGAAAPGISFRPGTLPYIVGHNLLKAHAEAWHLYNDKYRAKQKGIISITINSDWSEPRNPYKQEDIDAARRVVQFYIGWFAHPIFNGDYSDMMKTIIRERSLAAGLPKSRLPEFTPEEIKRIKGTYDYFGFNHYTTVLAFPVNYGNLQHYDADRGAGTIADRIWLDSGSSWLKVSPFGFRRILNFIKEEYGNPPIIITENGMSERGPIDLNDIHRSYYYEKYINQVLKAYLLDDVDIRGYTAWSLMDNLEWATGFSERFGLFYVNRSDPKLPRVAKTSVAVYSTIINCNGFPDPTSGPHECLNPVPEGTSAPMTDDAVRFLGMELSTSDAEVGLNTTFALLIVAMLGAVCSSFCFFMARKQSKRKHYLKTFDMKMKF; from the exons ATGAAGAACCTGTGGTGGGTTGTGTGTCTGTacggcttgtgtgtgtgtgagtgctggaGCAGTGGGGTGAATGGGCAGGAGGACTTCATGCTTCTTGCTGGCCCTCTGACAAAACAGCTAAGTTCAGATAGTGGGGTGAATGAAGCCTTTGACTGCAGTCATCCCATACCTCCTGGCTCTAGACAGTACTTTCAGTACCTCCAGAGCAGAGGAGTGACTCACTTCAAAGTGCCGCTGTCGTGGGCTCAGCTTCTACCTGCAGGCCTCCCCAGCCAGCCCCAACAGGCTGTGGTTACTTGTTACCAGACCCTGCTGAGACAGCTGCTGAAGGTGGGCCTTCAACCTCTGGTTGTTCTTCATGATTCCACAGTGCCAGTTGCTCTGAGATCAAAGTATGGAGGCTGGGAGAGCCAGGGGCTGGTGGATATGTTTCAGCAGTATGCAGAGTTTGCCTTTCAGGAGTTCGGAGCACTGGCACACTCATGGGTGACACTGAGTGATTTGGATAATGTTTGGCATGACTTGGACTCTGCAGATGTTTCCAAACCTTTGCAAAATGTCCTCCAGCTCAACAGGAACATTTACCAGCTCTACCATCAATGGTCTCCTGACACAG GGAGGCATCTGTCAATTGGGTTGAGAGCTAGAGATGTAGCCATTATTTCTCAGATCAAAGCTTCAACAACA ATGGATTTCCTGTCAGTGCAAATTGAATATAACTGTGCCTCCACATCAAGCTTTACAAAGGAACTGAGGAGCTTACAG ATGTCCAGTGGGAACTTGCCTATCCTGATATACAAGATGACTGTTCATGATTGTTCCTACAGTCAGTTCCAGCTCCTTGGGGATTTCCTGCAAG TACTGAACAACAAAGACCTGAATATTGTGGGATGTGACATGAAGGACATGTTGGGTAAGCTGGACATGGAGGAGCAGGCCAG AAACAATTATCAGAGTGTGTGGGATAAGTTTGAGGCCCAAACTACAACAGAGCGAGATGCTTTCCTCATAGAATCCTTCCCTGCTGACTTCCAATGGGCCACTTCCAGTGAGTCCTTCAAGGTTGAAGGTGGCTGGTCAGAAGGTGGAAAGGGAGAGACCATTTGGGACCACTTTGGTCACGAAGGCCTAGCCAGTGCGAATCAGACAGCTGATCTAGCTTGTGACAGTTTCCACAAGGTGGATTACGATGTCTACCTCCTGAGAGGTCTTCATGTCAACAACTACCAGTTTTCCATCTCCTGGGCTCGTATTTTCCCCTCAGGCCACAgaggcagccaatcagaaaaagGGGCTCTCTACTATGACAAGCTCATCAATGCACTCATTGAATCTGGCATACAACCTGTGGTCACTCTCTACCACTGGGATCTGCCTCAGGCACTTCAGGACAATGGTGGATGGACCAACACTTCCATTGTTGAAGCCTTCAAGGACTATGCAGACTTTTGCTTCGTCAGGTTTGGAGACAGGGTCAAGACCTGGAACACATTCAGTAGCCCCTGGGTGGTGAGCCATGCTGGCTATGGCACTGGCGAACACCCCCCTGGAGTAAAGGACTATGTGGTCGCGTCCTATCAG GTCACTCACAATCTGCTCAAGGCCCATGCTGAGGCCTGGCATGTCTACAATGACAAGTACCGGATGAAACAAGGAGGGAAAGTGGGCATTGCATTGAACTCTGACTGGGCTGAGCCCATGGACCCGTCCAGACCTGAAGACATAGCAGCTGCAGATCGCTACCTGCAGTTCATGCTGGGCTGGTTTGCACATCCCATATTTGTAGATGGAGATTATCCTGCAACACTCAAGACTCAGattgaagagaaaagaagagagtgTCCCCACTCTGAGCCTGCAAGACTTCCAGTTTTCACttctgaagagagaaagaggataCATGGAACAGCTGACTTTTTAGGGTTAAACCACTATACCTCCCGTTTGGTCAACAAGAGTGATGGAGGCTGCACCCCTGGTATTCAGGGGGTTGGTGACCTCCAGGCACATGTGGACCCATCATGGTCCTCTACAGCTTCTGACTGGATTTATTCAGCACCATGGGGTCTCAGAAGGCTTCTAAACTACATTTCCACAGAATACTTGAACGTTACCAAAGTGCCAATCCACATAACTGGGAATGGGATGCCTACTGAGCACAGTGGGGACACTTTCAATGACACCAGCAGAATAGAGTACATGAGGAGTTACATCAATGAGGCCTTGAAAG CTATACATTTGGATGGAGTAAATGTGcaccagtttactgtccagtcACTCATGGATGGCTTTGAGGGTCCACAAGGATACAGTAAACGCTTTGGACTCCACCATGTCAACTTTGACCTGCCTGACAGACCCAGGACTCCAAAGCAATCTGCCTACTTTTACTCCCAAGTCATTGAGAAAAATGGTTTTGCTTCCAAAAGCCTGATGGTACATGCACCAGAACTGAAAAACATGAGGTCAAATAAAGTTTCCTCAATGCCACCCTCCACCGTCCCATCACAAGCCATGGATGTCTGGAGGAAATtctcaaaacaaagcaaatttCAGAGAAAACTCTACCACTATGGTACCTTCCCAAAAGGCTTCAGTTGGGGAGTATCGTCATCAGCTTACCAGATTGAAGGTGGCTGGAATGCAGATGGGAAGGGGACCAGCATCTGGGATACATTCACCCATAAACCTGGCAGTATTCCTGGTAATCCCAGTGGAGATGTGGCCTGTGACAGCTACCACAGACTTGATGAAGACCTCTACATGCTACGAGCTCTGAGGGTGAAGTCCTACAGATTCTCTCTGTCCTGGTCCAGGATCTTTCCTGATGGTCAGCGTACCTCACTGAACCAGAGAGGTGTTGACTACTACAATAGACTCATTGATGGCCTTGTAGCATATAATATTACACCCACGGTGACACTCTATCACTGGGACCTCCCTCAAGCTTTGCAGACCCTCGGTGGATGGGACAATGTGGAtatgattaacatttttaatgacttttgtGACTTCTGCTTTGCTACTTTTGGAGACAGAGTGAAATTTTGGATCACCTTCAACCAGCCTCACACAATTGCATGGTCAGGATATGGACTTGGACAGATTCCACCAAATGTTAAAAAGCCAGGACTTGCTCCATATAGAGTTGCACACAACCTGATAAAGGCTCACGCCAAGGCCTACCACACATATGACAATAAGTATCGCAAATCCCAAGGTGGTCTAGTATCCATTGCCCTAAATGCTGTTTGGATTGAACCTAAAGATGTTAACGTTCCCAGAGAAGTGGCAGCTGCTGACCGCGCTCTTCAGTTCCAACTGGGCTGGTTTGCACACCCTATTTTCAAGAATGGTGACTATCCTGATGCAATGAAGTGGCAAGTTGGAAACAAAAGTGAACTCCAAGGTCTTTCAGAGTCAAGACTACCTTTCTTcactgaggaagaaaagagcTTCATCAGGGGAACTGCTGACATGTTCTGTGTAAATCACTATACTACAAAGATTGCACGTCATGCTACCTTGAGACTTACCCCACAATCTTATGAATATGACCGGGATTTgtcagaagaagaggaaggtgatTCACCAACTACTGCAATCAGTAAGCAGAGAGCTGTAGCATGGGGCTTGAGAAGACTCCTCAACTGGATCAAAGAGGAGTATGGAGATCCAGAGATTTACATTACTGAGAATGGTGTAGCTACAGAATCCAAGACAACTTGGGATGACTCTGCTAGAGTATTTTATTACAAGACCTATGTTGATGAGGCTCTCAAAG CCTATGACCTTGATGGTGTGAAGGTGAAAGGATACATAGCAACATCCCTCATGGATTCCTTTGAGTGGCTTAATGGGTACAAAGTTGGATTTGGGTTACACCATGTGGATTTCACCAACCCACATCGGCCAAGGACACCCAAGTACTCAGCTCATTTCTACTACCAGGTCGTAAAGGACAATGGTTTCCCTTCACCAGATGATGAGAAGATGCTCTATGGACATTTCCGCAAAGATTTCATTTGGAGTACTGCAACAGCATCGTACCAG ATTGAAGGTGGATGGAGAGCAGATGGAAAAGGTCTAAGCATCTGGGATAAGTTTTCTCACACTCCTCTCCGAGTGTTCAATGATGACAGTGGGGACATAGCCTGTGACAGTTACAATAAAGTAGAGGAGGATGTTGCTATATTGAGGCAACTTAAGGTGACCCATTATCGTTTCTCCATATCTTGGCCGAGGGTGCTTCCTGATGGCACTACCAAGCACATCAATGAGGCTGGACTCAACTACTACCACAGACTGGTGGATGCACTGCTTGCTGCAAACATCAAGCCTCAT ATCACACTCTACCACTGGGATCTTCCGCAAGCTCTGCAGGATATTGGGGGCTGGGAGAATGAGACGATTATTGCCAAATTTAAGGATTTTGCTGACCTCATCTTTAGCCGCCTTGGCCACAAAGTCAAATTTTGGATCACCATTAATGAGCCATACAATATAGCCAACGTAGGCCATGGCTATGGCGCAGCTGCCCCAG ggatCAGTTTCCGACCAGGCACTCTGCCCTACATTGTGGGTCACAACCTGCTTAAAGCTCATGCTGAGGCCTGGCACCTCTATAATGACAAATACCGGGCCAAACAGAAAGGAATTATCTCAATCACCATCAACTCTGACTGGTCAGAACCCAGAAATCCCTACAAGCAGGAGGACATTGATGCTGCGAGACGTGTGGTGCAG TTCTATATTGGCTGGTTTGCCCATCCCATATTTAATGGAGACTACAGTGACATGATGAAGACAATCATTCGAGAGCGAAGCTTAGCTGCTGGTCTGCCAAAATCTCG GCTGCCTGAGTTTACTCCTGAGGAGATAAAGAGAATTAAGGGTACCTATGATTATTTTGGCTTCAACCATTACACCACTGTCCTGGCATTCCCTGTGAACTATGGAAACCTTCAGCACTATGATGCTGACAG GGGTGCAGGGACAATAGCTGATCGTATCTGGCTGGATTCAGGCTCATCCTGGCTGAAGGTCTCACCATTTGGATTCCGGAGgattttaaactttattaagGAGGAATATGGAAATCCACCTATTATCATCACTGAGAATGGCATGTCAGAGCGTGGGCCTATTGACCTAAATGATATTCACAGGAGCTACTACTATGAAAAATACATCAACCAGGTGCTGAAAG CTTATTTGCTAGACGATGTCGATATCCGTGGTTACACAGCTTGGTCTCTGATGGACAACCTAGAATGGGCCACTGGCTTTTCAGAGAGATTTGGCCTTTTCTACGTCAATCGATCAGACCCTAAACTTCCTCGCGTGGCCAAGACCTCTGTTGCCGTCTACTCTACCATCATCAATTGCAACGGATTCCCTGACCCCACCTCAGGGCCCCATGAGTGTCTAAACCCTGTGCCTGAAG GAACAAGTGCGCCGATGACTGATGACGCTGTGAGATTCCTGGGTATGGAGCTGTCCACCAGTGATGCTGAGGTCGGACTTAACACCACTTTTGCTCTGCTGATTGTTGCAATGCTCGGAGCGGTTTGTTCATCCTTTTGCTTCTTTATGGCAAGAAAACAATCCAagagaaaacattatttaaaaactttCGACATGAAGATGAAATTTTGA
- the gjc4b gene encoding gap junction gamma-1 protein has product MSWSFLTRLLDEISNHSTFVGKIWLTLLIVFRIVLTAVGGESIYYDEQSKFVCNTQQPGCENVCYDAFAPLSHIRFWVFQVIMITTPTIMYLGFAMHKIARMEDDDYRPRGRKRMPIVSRGANRDYEEAEDNGEEDPMILEEIEHEKEKEVVEKPSKKHDGRRRIKRDGLMKVYVFQLLSRAIFEASFLFGQYILYGLEVAPSYVCTRSPCPHTVDCFVSRPTEKTIFLLIMYAVSALCLLFTMLEILHLGISGIRDCFCAPRPQPPTPRHPALASQRSSICRQPSAPPGYHTALKKDPTGKMGFRDNLGDSGRESFGDEASSRELERLRRHLKLAQQHLDMAYQNEENSPSRSSSPESNGTAVEQNRLNFAQEKQSSTCEKGLRA; this is encoded by the exons ATGAGCTGGAGCTTCCTCACACGTCTGTTGGATGAGATTTCCAATCACTCCACCTTCGTAGGCAAAATCTGGCTCACCCTCCTCATCGTCTTTCGCATCGTGCTGACAGCGGTCGGGGGCGAGTCAATCTACTACGATGAACAGAGTAAATTTGTGTGCAACACACAGCAACCTGGTTGTGAAAACGTGTGCTACGACGCATTCGCGCCGCTGTCGCACATTCGCTTCTGGGTCTTTCAGGTGATTATGATCACCACCCCCACCATCATGTACCTGGGCTTTGCTATGCATAAGATCGCCCGCATGGAGGACGATGACTACCGGCCCCGGGGCAGGAAGAGGATGCCTATAGTGAGTCGTGGTGCCAACCGGGACTATGAAGAGGCAGAGGATAACGGGGAGGAGGACCCCATGATCCTGGAGGAGATTGAGCAcgaaaaggaaaaggaagttGTGGAGAAGCCCAGCAAAAAGCACGATGGACGCCGTCGCATCAAGAGAGATGGCCTGATGAAAGTCTACGTGTTCCAGCTGCTATCACGTGCCATCTTTGAGGCCTCGTTCCTCTTCGGACAGTACATCCTTTATGGGCTGGAGGTGGCACCATCGTATGTATGCACGCGCTCTCCTTGCCCGCACACAGTGGATTGCTTCGTCTCGCGCCccacagagaaaacaatctTCCTGCTCATTATGTACGCCGTCAGCGCCTTGTGTCTGCTCTTCACCATGTTGGAGATCCTCCACCTCGGCATCAGCGGTATTCGTGACTGCTTTTGTGCACCGCGGCCCCAGCCTCCCACCCCCCGTCACCCAGCTCTGGCCAGCCAGAGGTCCTCCATCTGCCGCCAGCCCTCTGCGCCTCCAGGCTACCACACAGCTCTGAAGAAGGACCCAACAGGAAAAATGGGCTTTAGGGATAACTTGGGAGACTCAGGCCGCGAGTCGTTTGGGGATGAGGCCTCATCGCGGGAGCTGGAGAGGCTGCGCAGACACCTAAAACTGGCCCAGCAGCATCTGGACATGGCTTACCAGAATGAGGAGAACAGCCCGTCACGCAGCAGCAGCCCAGAGTCGAACGGTACCGCAGTCGAGCAGAACAGACTAAACTTCGCCCAGGAGAAGCAGAGCAGTACGTGTGAGAAAG GTCTCCGTGCGTAG